One segment of Panicum virgatum strain AP13 chromosome 3K, P.virgatum_v5, whole genome shotgun sequence DNA contains the following:
- the LOC120697799 gene encoding common plant regulatory factor 1-like isoform X4, with product MAHDEAVATQKTGNTASSPKDQPAPSPYPDWSSMQAYYGPGVLPPTYFAPAIAPGHPPPYMWGPQPLMPHPFGTPYAAMYAHGTAYPHPLVPMVSNPLSVEPTKSANSKEKSSNKKLKEIDRTAVSAGSGNSKRAMSSSEDYSAEGSSDVNDQKVNKTSRKLSSVDGPAARIEGVIAPNHTLANTAILPHHCFPAPVVKTSTTNVANSRAMGGSISPYPGVIVPPHTGGPADLSIKDERELKREKRKQSNRESARRSRLRKQVETEELATQVESLTAENTSLRSEIGRLTESSEQLRLENSALMVKLKDPEVPAPAEPSPKATASSPSPRPTAENFLSMIDGTTSAPGASRHTEHGKPKLRQLLDSNPSTDVAAIS from the exons ATGGCACACGATGAAGCTGTGGCTACCCAGAAGACTGGAAATACAGCATCATCTCCTAAG GATCAACCAGCTCCTTCTCCATATCCTGATTGGTCGAGCATGCAG GCATACTATGGACCCGGTGTCTTGCCACCAACATATTTTGCTCCAGCAATAGCTCCAGGTCATCCACCGCCATATATGTGGGGTCCTCAG CCTCTAATGCCACACCCTTTTGGGACACCATATGCTGCAATGTACGCACATGGCACAGCTTACCCGCACCCCCTTGTGCCCATG GTATCAAATCCCTTGAGTGTGGAGCCAACGAAGTCTGCAAACAGTAAGGAAAAAAGTTCCAACAAGAAACTTAAAGAAATTGATCGGACGGCAGTATCTGCTGGTAGCGGTAACAGTAAAAGAGCAATGTCATCCAG TGAAGATTACAGTGCAGAAGGCTCCAGCGATGTAAATGATCAGAAG GTGAACAAAACTTCCAGGAAACTGAGCTCAGTTGATGGACCTG CTGCAAGGATTGAAGGTGTTATAGCTCCTAACCATACACTGGCAAATACAGCCATTTTGCCACATCACTGCTTTCCAGCTCCAGTAGTTAAGACCAGCACTACAAATGTTGCTAACTCAAGGGCAATGGGTGGatcgatatctccatatcctgGTGTGATTGTTCCGCCTCATACTGGAGGACCAGCTGACTTATCAATCAAG GATGAGAGAGAACTGAAGCGTGAAAAGAGGAAGCAGTCAAATAGAGAGTCTGCTAGACGATCAAGGCTGAGAAAACAG GTTGAGACAGAGGAGCTGGCAACACAAGTGGAATCTCTTACAGCAGAAAACACGTCCCTTAGATCTGAAATCGGGAGGCTAACAGAGAGTTCAGAGCAGCTCAGATTAGAGAATTCAGCTCTGATG GTGAAACTGAAGGATCCTGAAGTGCCGGCCCCTGCAGAGCCGTCTCCAAAAGCCACCGCATCCTCGCCCTCTCCCCGCCCCACCGCGGAGAATTTCCTGTCGATGATCGACGGCACCACGAGCGCGCCGGGCGCGAGCCGGCACACGGAGCACGGCAAGCCCAAGCTCCGGCAGCTCCTCGACTCCAATCCGTCGACGGACGTCGCTGCCATAAGCTGA
- the LOC120697799 gene encoding common plant regulatory factor 1-like isoform X5, producing the protein MKLWLPRRLEIQHHLLSDYIYLQDQPAPSPYPDWSSMQAYYGPGVLPPTYFAPAIAPGHPPPYMWGPQPLMPHPFGTPYAAMYAHGTAYPHPLVPMVSNPLSVEPTKSANSKEKSSNKKLKEIDRTAVSAGSGNSKRAMSSSEDYSAEGSSDVNDQKVNKTSRKLSSVDGPAILPHHCFPAPVVKTSTTNVANSRAMGGSISPYPGVIVPPHTGGPADLSIKDERELKREKRKQSNRESARRSRLRKQVETEELATQVESLTAENTSLRSEIGRLTESSEQLRLENSALMVKLKDPEVPAPAEPSPKATASSPSPRPTAENFLSMIDGTTSAPGASRHTEHGKPKLRQLLDSNPSTDVAAIS; encoded by the exons ATGAAGCTGTGGCTACCCAGAAGACTGGAAATACAGCATCATCTCCTAAG CGATTATATTTATTTGCAGGATCAACCAGCTCCTTCTCCATATCCTGATTGGTCGAGCATGCAG GCATACTATGGACCCGGTGTCTTGCCACCAACATATTTTGCTCCAGCAATAGCTCCAGGTCATCCACCGCCATATATGTGGGGTCCTCAG CCTCTAATGCCACACCCTTTTGGGACACCATATGCTGCAATGTACGCACATGGCACAGCTTACCCGCACCCCCTTGTGCCCATG GTATCAAATCCCTTGAGTGTGGAGCCAACGAAGTCTGCAAACAGTAAGGAAAAAAGTTCCAACAAGAAACTTAAAGAAATTGATCGGACGGCAGTATCTGCTGGTAGCGGTAACAGTAAAAGAGCAATGTCATCCAG TGAAGATTACAGTGCAGAAGGCTCCAGCGATGTAAATGATCAGAAG GTGAACAAAACTTCCAGGAAACTGAGCTCAGTTGATGGACCTG CCATTTTGCCACATCACTGCTTTCCAGCTCCAGTAGTTAAGACCAGCACTACAAATGTTGCTAACTCAAGGGCAATGGGTGGatcgatatctccatatcctgGTGTGATTGTTCCGCCTCATACTGGAGGACCAGCTGACTTATCAATCAAG GATGAGAGAGAACTGAAGCGTGAAAAGAGGAAGCAGTCAAATAGAGAGTCTGCTAGACGATCAAGGCTGAGAAAACAG GTTGAGACAGAGGAGCTGGCAACACAAGTGGAATCTCTTACAGCAGAAAACACGTCCCTTAGATCTGAAATCGGGAGGCTAACAGAGAGTTCAGAGCAGCTCAGATTAGAGAATTCAGCTCTGATG GTGAAACTGAAGGATCCTGAAGTGCCGGCCCCTGCAGAGCCGTCTCCAAAAGCCACCGCATCCTCGCCCTCTCCCCGCCCCACCGCGGAGAATTTCCTGTCGATGATCGACGGCACCACGAGCGCGCCGGGCGCGAGCCGGCACACGGAGCACGGCAAGCCCAAGCTCCGGCAGCTCCTCGACTCCAATCCGTCGACGGACGTCGCTGCCATAAGCTGA
- the LOC120697797 gene encoding uncharacterized protein LOC120697797, with protein MTSQFGEKGSKGSIQIGLWSFGDLVATDPLSGLNTPVYVEADDIGFYKGSLYCISRGDHLLVWTPTFPDGKVVLDDSNDWKHFFVQYELNGGQLEHENHFCSRYLVISRGQLLLILRYYSCANRSLAEKFSLFTMEVPKFDISRHGAVSCICTLQPSLDGRMLFVGRGCSRSYETADYPGLKDGVYFSDDPSFYDEQIMFRSVDERQYPCSDNGKWTEGSPPCVVPFLPEQELESSSNSSSAVWLLP; from the coding sequence ATGACATCTCAATTTGGCGAAAAAGGCAGCAAGGGGTCAATTCAAATAGGGCTTTGGAGTTTCGGAGATCTTGTCGCCACAGATCCATTGTCAGGTCTCAACACACCAGTATATGTGGAAGCGGATGATATCGGGTTCTACAAAGGTTCACTATATTGCATCTCGCGAGGCGATCACTTGTTGGTTTGGACCCCGACCTTCCCCGATGGCAAAGTCGTGTTGGATGATTCAAATGATTGGAAACACTTCTTCGTGCAGTATGAATTGAACGGCGGGCAGTTGGAACATGAGAACCACTTCTGCAGCCGCTATCTGGTGATATCTCGAGGGCAACTGCTTCTGATACTTCGCTACTACTCGTGTGCTAACAGAAGTTTGGCAGAAAAATTCAGCTTGTTCACAATGGAGGTTCCGAAGTTTGACATCAGTAGACATGGTGCAGTTTCGTGTATCTGTACCCTGCAACCGAGCCTGGATGGCCGGATGCTGTTCGTGGGGCGAGGCTGCTCCAGATCCTACGAAACTGCTGACTACCCGGGGTTGAAGGACGGTGTCTACTTCTCGGACGATCCGAGCTTCTACGACGAGCAGATCATGTTCCGCAGTGTCGATGAGAGGCAGTACCCCTGCAGCGACAACGGCAAGTGGACAGAAGGATCGCCGCCCTGTGTCGTGCCCTTCCTCCCGGAGCAGGAGCTGGAGAGCTCTTCAAACAGCTCTTCTGCGGTTTGGCTTCTCCCTTGA
- the LOC120697799 gene encoding common plant regulatory factor 1-like isoform X3, translating to MKLWLPRRLEIQHHLLSDYIYLQDQPAPSPYPDWSSMQAYYGPGVLPPTYFAPAIAPGHPPPYMWGPQPLMPHPFGTPYAAMYAHGTAYPHPLVPMVSNPLSVEPTKSANSKEKSSNKKLKEIDRTAVSAGSGNSKRAMSSSEDYSAEGSSDVNDQKVNKTSRKLSSVDGPAARIEGVIAPNHTLANTAILPHHCFPAPVVKTSTTNVANSRAMGGSISPYPGVIVPPHTGGPADLSIKDERELKREKRKQSNRESARRSRLRKQVETEELATQVESLTAENTSLRSEIGRLTESSEQLRLENSALMVKLKDPEVPAPAEPSPKATASSPSPRPTAENFLSMIDGTTSAPGASRHTEHGKPKLRQLLDSNPSTDVAAIS from the exons ATGAAGCTGTGGCTACCCAGAAGACTGGAAATACAGCATCATCTCCTAAG CGATTATATTTATTTGCAGGATCAACCAGCTCCTTCTCCATATCCTGATTGGTCGAGCATGCAG GCATACTATGGACCCGGTGTCTTGCCACCAACATATTTTGCTCCAGCAATAGCTCCAGGTCATCCACCGCCATATATGTGGGGTCCTCAG CCTCTAATGCCACACCCTTTTGGGACACCATATGCTGCAATGTACGCACATGGCACAGCTTACCCGCACCCCCTTGTGCCCATG GTATCAAATCCCTTGAGTGTGGAGCCAACGAAGTCTGCAAACAGTAAGGAAAAAAGTTCCAACAAGAAACTTAAAGAAATTGATCGGACGGCAGTATCTGCTGGTAGCGGTAACAGTAAAAGAGCAATGTCATCCAG TGAAGATTACAGTGCAGAAGGCTCCAGCGATGTAAATGATCAGAAG GTGAACAAAACTTCCAGGAAACTGAGCTCAGTTGATGGACCTG CTGCAAGGATTGAAGGTGTTATAGCTCCTAACCATACACTGGCAAATACAGCCATTTTGCCACATCACTGCTTTCCAGCTCCAGTAGTTAAGACCAGCACTACAAATGTTGCTAACTCAAGGGCAATGGGTGGatcgatatctccatatcctgGTGTGATTGTTCCGCCTCATACTGGAGGACCAGCTGACTTATCAATCAAG GATGAGAGAGAACTGAAGCGTGAAAAGAGGAAGCAGTCAAATAGAGAGTCTGCTAGACGATCAAGGCTGAGAAAACAG GTTGAGACAGAGGAGCTGGCAACACAAGTGGAATCTCTTACAGCAGAAAACACGTCCCTTAGATCTGAAATCGGGAGGCTAACAGAGAGTTCAGAGCAGCTCAGATTAGAGAATTCAGCTCTGATG GTGAAACTGAAGGATCCTGAAGTGCCGGCCCCTGCAGAGCCGTCTCCAAAAGCCACCGCATCCTCGCCCTCTCCCCGCCCCACCGCGGAGAATTTCCTGTCGATGATCGACGGCACCACGAGCGCGCCGGGCGCGAGCCGGCACACGGAGCACGGCAAGCCCAAGCTCCGGCAGCTCCTCGACTCCAATCCGTCGACGGACGTCGCTGCCATAAGCTGA
- the LOC120697796 gene encoding uncharacterized protein LOC120697796, translating into MAEPPPWADGLPDDALREIVRRVPCAIDRGSMAGVCREWRTRLARLPRPPPQFPWLIVSSDDSTRAYCVLSGGCVHHYRTNAPPHGARFFGSCEGAWLFLAFDQTSDNELVNLRHDRTLLAPDTFRLGEDDPFADGHDMAILAAALSSPPDKKNCVGACIISRWPAAPAPRRFAFWNVAFEGVAYDVMPDPDPSPPQLEVEDVLCRNGVFYFLTQGEHIRVCKPVPDEAAGPLQVVSDVRYFQPEGRNYQDPVRARYLLESRDELLMVVRFASDPDSPTSGFMVFRVNGPREQEGDQVEVEYPWSWDELESLGGRMLFVGRGCSRSYEVVQYPGFKDGIYFLDDRCFYDKEMMFHRADERRYPCNDNGMWSQGPAPNVELFFPEQGPSDRSPPAWLVLSQWHAKHLPLDLVLRIIRQVICDTDRVRALRAWCLKLSDSELGARAIQPQLPWFLKPSSRGTAIWCLTCGNHSMSAKHSTGAPLDVRHARFYGSFDCRWLFFVLKTGQHMMGNLLTGERHHLPDQITFHQGGSYPQSILAASGLEFEQ; encoded by the coding sequence ATGGCCGAGCCACCACCCTGGGCGGACGGCCTCCCCGACGACGCCCTGCGCGAGATCGTCCGCCGCGTCCCGTGCGCCATCGACCGAGGAAGCATGGCCGGCGTCTGCCGCGAGTGGCGCACGAGGCTCGCAAGactcccgcgcccgccgccccaGTTCCCTTGGCTCATCGTCTCGTCGGACGACTCCACCCGCGCCTACTGCGTCCTCAGCGGCGGCTGCGTCCACCACTACCGCACCAACGCGCCCCCGCACGGCGCGCGCTTCTTCGGCTCGTGCGAAGGCGCCTGGCTCTTCCTCGCCTTCGACCAGACTTCCGACAACGAGCTCGTCAACCTCCGCCATGACAGGACCCTCCTCGCCCCAGACACGTTCCGCCTGGGGGAGGACGACCCCTTCGCCGACGGCCACGACAtggccatcctcgccgccgccctctcgtCCCCACCGGACAAGAAAAATTGCGTGGGCGCCTGCATCATCTCCCGTTGgccggccgcccccgccccgcgccGGTTCGCGTTCTGGAACGTGGCGTTCGAGGGCGTCGCCTACGATGTCATGCCTGACCCTGACCCAAGTCCGCCGCAATTGGAGGTTGAGGACGTCCTATGCCGCAACGGGGTCTTCTACTTCCTCACCCAAGGAGAACACATCCGCGTGTGCAAACCAGTTCCTGATGAAGCGGCTGGGCCTCTCCAAGTGGTTTCGGATGTACGCTACTTCCAGCCCGAGGGGCGCAACTACCAGGACCCCGTCCGTGCTCGGTACCTGCTGGAGTCCCGGGACGAGCTGCTGATGGTCGTcaggttcgcttccgatcctgATTCACCGACCTCGGGCTTCATGGTGTTCCGAGTGAATGGACCGCGGGAGCAAGAGGGTGACCAAGTGGAGGTTGAGTACCCCTGGTCTTGGGACGAGTTGGAGTCGCTGGGTGGCCGGATGCTGTTCGTGGGGCGAGGCTGCTCCAGATCCTACGAGGTTGTTCAGTACCCGGGGTTCAAGGACGGCATCTACTTCTTGGATGATCGGTGCTTCTACGACAAGGAGATGATGTTCCACCGTGCCGACGAGAGGCGGTATCCTTGCAACGACAACGGGATGTGGTCGCAAGGGCCGGCTCCCAATGTCGAGCTCTTCTTCCCGGAGCAGGGCCCTTCGGACCGCTCTCCGCCGGCGTGGCTTGTGTTATCCCAATGGCATGCCAAACATCTACCGCTGGATTTGGTGCTTCGAATCATCCGCCAAGTGATCTGCGACACCGACCGCGTCCGCGCGCTCCGTGCGTGGTGCCTGAAGCTGTCAGATTCAGAGCTCGGGGCGCGGGCCATACAGCCACAGCTTCCGTGGTTCCTCAAGCCATCCTCTAGAGGTACCGCAATTTGGTGTCTGACATGCGGCAACCACTCGATGAGTGCAAAGCACAGCACGGGCGCCCCCCTCGACGTCCGCCACGCTCGATTCTACGGGTCCTTCGATTGTCGGTGGTTGTTCTTCGTGCTGAAGACTGGTCAGCACATGATGGGCAACTTACTTACGGGAGAGAGGCACCATCTACCCGATCAGATCACTTTTCACCAGGGAGGCTCATACCCCCAGAGTATCCTCGCCGCCTCCGGACTTGAATTCGAACAGTAG
- the LOC120697798 gene encoding putative glucose-6-phosphate 1-epimerase, giving the protein MSMGRFASSMDPRSGLEVVRDWNGVAQVVLRSPKGASARVSLHGGQVVYWRNDRGEDLLFTSSKAIFKPPNAMRGGIQMCFPQFGYSGTLERHGFARNRIWALDDEHPPINHNDNINKVSVDLILKASEDDLKCWSHCFEFRLRVSLSKDGDLSLVSRIRNVNGKPFSFSFAYHTYLSVSDISEVRIEGLETLDYLDNLSHKERFTEQGDAITFESEVDRVYVSSPNVVAVLDHEKKHSFVIRKEGLPDVVVWNPWEKKSKTMVDFGDEEYKQMLCVDAAAVERAITLKPGEEWTGKLELSAVSSTNCSDHLDHPVSI; this is encoded by the exons ATGAGCATGGGGCGCTTCGCCAGCTCGATGGATCCGAGGTCGGGGCTGGAGGTGGTCAGGGACTGGAACGGGGTCGCCCAGGTCGTGCTGCGCTCGCCCAAGGGAGCCTCTGCGCGG GTGAGCCTGCACGGCGGCCAGGTAGTCTACTGGAGGAACGACCGCGGTGAGGATCTCCTCTTCACCAGCAGCAAG GCAATCTTCAAGCCGCCAAATGCGATGCGAGGTGGAATTCAGATGTGTTTCCCACAG TTTGGGTATTCTGGGACATTGGAGCGACATGGATTTGCAAGAAACAGGATATGGGCCCTGGATGATGAGCATCCACCGATAAATCATAATGATAACATCAACAAAGTTTCTGTTGACCTTATACTAAAGGCATCTGAAGATGACCTCAAATGCTGGTCACATTG TTTTGAATTCCGTCTGAGGGTCTCTCTTTCAAAAGATGGGGACCTATCATTAGTCTCACGCATCAGGAATGTCAATGGCAAGCCATTCAGTTTCTCATTTGCTTATCACACATATCTTTCTGTTTCTGACATCAG TGAGGTGAGGATAGAAGGTCTGGAGACCCTTGATTATCTTGACAATCTTAGCCACAAAGAACGGTTTACAGAACAAGGAGACGCCATAACATTTGAGTCagag GTCGATCGAGTCTATGTTAGCTCCCCAAATGTAGTAGCAGTTCTTGACCATGAGAAGAAACACTCATTTGTCATAAGAAAGGAAGGACTTCCTGATGTTG TTGTATGGAATCCGTGGGAAAAGAAATCAAAGACTATGGTGGACTTTGGTGATGAGGAGTATAAGCAGATGCTTTGCGTTGATGCGGCCGCGGTGGAGAGAGCAATCACCCTGAAACCAGGGGAGGAGTGGACAGGGAAGCTGGAGCTTTCTGCAGTTTCATCCACCAACTGCAGCGATCATCTTGATCACCCCGTCAGCATCTAG
- the LOC120697799 gene encoding common plant regulatory factor 1-like isoform X2 — MAHDEAVATQKTGNTASSPKDQPAPSPYPDWSSMQAYYGPGVLPPTYFAPAIAPGHPPPYMWGPQPLMPHPFGTPYAAMYAHGTAYPHPLVPMVSNPLSVEPTKSANSKEKSSNKKLKEIDRTAVSAGSGNSKRAMSSSEDYSAEGSSDVNDQKVNKTSRKLSSVDGPASAAARIEGVIAPNHTLANTAILPHHCFPAPVVKTSTTNVANSRAMGGSISPYPGVIVPPHTGGPADLSIKDERELKREKRKQSNRESARRSRLRKQVETEELATQVESLTAENTSLRSEIGRLTESSEQLRLENSALMVKLKDPEVPAPAEPSPKATASSPSPRPTAENFLSMIDGTTSAPGASRHTEHGKPKLRQLLDSNPSTDVAAIS; from the exons ATGGCACACGATGAAGCTGTGGCTACCCAGAAGACTGGAAATACAGCATCATCTCCTAAG GATCAACCAGCTCCTTCTCCATATCCTGATTGGTCGAGCATGCAG GCATACTATGGACCCGGTGTCTTGCCACCAACATATTTTGCTCCAGCAATAGCTCCAGGTCATCCACCGCCATATATGTGGGGTCCTCAG CCTCTAATGCCACACCCTTTTGGGACACCATATGCTGCAATGTACGCACATGGCACAGCTTACCCGCACCCCCTTGTGCCCATG GTATCAAATCCCTTGAGTGTGGAGCCAACGAAGTCTGCAAACAGTAAGGAAAAAAGTTCCAACAAGAAACTTAAAGAAATTGATCGGACGGCAGTATCTGCTGGTAGCGGTAACAGTAAAAGAGCAATGTCATCCAG TGAAGATTACAGTGCAGAAGGCTCCAGCGATGTAAATGATCAGAAG GTGAACAAAACTTCCAGGAAACTGAGCTCAGTTGATGGACCTG CATCTGCAGCTGCAAGGATTGAAGGTGTTATAGCTCCTAACCATACACTGGCAAATACAGCCATTTTGCCACATCACTGCTTTCCAGCTCCAGTAGTTAAGACCAGCACTACAAATGTTGCTAACTCAAGGGCAATGGGTGGatcgatatctccatatcctgGTGTGATTGTTCCGCCTCATACTGGAGGACCAGCTGACTTATCAATCAAG GATGAGAGAGAACTGAAGCGTGAAAAGAGGAAGCAGTCAAATAGAGAGTCTGCTAGACGATCAAGGCTGAGAAAACAG GTTGAGACAGAGGAGCTGGCAACACAAGTGGAATCTCTTACAGCAGAAAACACGTCCCTTAGATCTGAAATCGGGAGGCTAACAGAGAGTTCAGAGCAGCTCAGATTAGAGAATTCAGCTCTGATG GTGAAACTGAAGGATCCTGAAGTGCCGGCCCCTGCAGAGCCGTCTCCAAAAGCCACCGCATCCTCGCCCTCTCCCCGCCCCACCGCGGAGAATTTCCTGTCGATGATCGACGGCACCACGAGCGCGCCGGGCGCGAGCCGGCACACGGAGCACGGCAAGCCCAAGCTCCGGCAGCTCCTCGACTCCAATCCGTCGACGGACGTCGCTGCCATAAGCTGA
- the LOC120697799 gene encoding common plant regulatory factor 1-like isoform X1, protein MKLWLPRRLEIQHHLLSDYIYLQDQPAPSPYPDWSSMQAYYGPGVLPPTYFAPAIAPGHPPPYMWGPQPLMPHPFGTPYAAMYAHGTAYPHPLVPMVSNPLSVEPTKSANSKEKSSNKKLKEIDRTAVSAGSGNSKRAMSSSEDYSAEGSSDVNDQKVNKTSRKLSSVDGPASAAARIEGVIAPNHTLANTAILPHHCFPAPVVKTSTTNVANSRAMGGSISPYPGVIVPPHTGGPADLSIKDERELKREKRKQSNRESARRSRLRKQVETEELATQVESLTAENTSLRSEIGRLTESSEQLRLENSALMVKLKDPEVPAPAEPSPKATASSPSPRPTAENFLSMIDGTTSAPGASRHTEHGKPKLRQLLDSNPSTDVAAIS, encoded by the exons ATGAAGCTGTGGCTACCCAGAAGACTGGAAATACAGCATCATCTCCTAAG CGATTATATTTATTTGCAGGATCAACCAGCTCCTTCTCCATATCCTGATTGGTCGAGCATGCAG GCATACTATGGACCCGGTGTCTTGCCACCAACATATTTTGCTCCAGCAATAGCTCCAGGTCATCCACCGCCATATATGTGGGGTCCTCAG CCTCTAATGCCACACCCTTTTGGGACACCATATGCTGCAATGTACGCACATGGCACAGCTTACCCGCACCCCCTTGTGCCCATG GTATCAAATCCCTTGAGTGTGGAGCCAACGAAGTCTGCAAACAGTAAGGAAAAAAGTTCCAACAAGAAACTTAAAGAAATTGATCGGACGGCAGTATCTGCTGGTAGCGGTAACAGTAAAAGAGCAATGTCATCCAG TGAAGATTACAGTGCAGAAGGCTCCAGCGATGTAAATGATCAGAAG GTGAACAAAACTTCCAGGAAACTGAGCTCAGTTGATGGACCTG CATCTGCAGCTGCAAGGATTGAAGGTGTTATAGCTCCTAACCATACACTGGCAAATACAGCCATTTTGCCACATCACTGCTTTCCAGCTCCAGTAGTTAAGACCAGCACTACAAATGTTGCTAACTCAAGGGCAATGGGTGGatcgatatctccatatcctgGTGTGATTGTTCCGCCTCATACTGGAGGACCAGCTGACTTATCAATCAAG GATGAGAGAGAACTGAAGCGTGAAAAGAGGAAGCAGTCAAATAGAGAGTCTGCTAGACGATCAAGGCTGAGAAAACAG GTTGAGACAGAGGAGCTGGCAACACAAGTGGAATCTCTTACAGCAGAAAACACGTCCCTTAGATCTGAAATCGGGAGGCTAACAGAGAGTTCAGAGCAGCTCAGATTAGAGAATTCAGCTCTGATG GTGAAACTGAAGGATCCTGAAGTGCCGGCCCCTGCAGAGCCGTCTCCAAAAGCCACCGCATCCTCGCCCTCTCCCCGCCCCACCGCGGAGAATTTCCTGTCGATGATCGACGGCACCACGAGCGCGCCGGGCGCGAGCCGGCACACGGAGCACGGCAAGCCCAAGCTCCGGCAGCTCCTCGACTCCAATCCGTCGACGGACGTCGCTGCCATAAGCTGA